The Hyla sarda isolate aHylSar1 chromosome 2, aHylSar1.hap1, whole genome shotgun sequence genome includes the window atttcgctgcggaaaatccgccacagtccctactgacttcaatggggcttgcggcggattttccgcagtgtacattccgccgtggaaaatctgctgcggacagctgagaagagtctgcccactttcaaatacgcagcggaaaacccgcttaaaaatccgcacgtgtgaacgtacccttaggctggaaTCACAGTTCATGCAGTCTTTACGGCAGATTCCTGAGGCAAAGCCAGTTGTGAatccacaaaaaacaaaaaagcaaagaGCGATACTTTGCCCCTCTTGTGTGCTCTGTTATGCCAGCCTTCTATGTTTTGTACCCTTTGCTTTGATGTGCCTCTCCTCTATTACAGGACCTGGTGAAGAGTCACCTGATGTACGCAGTCAGAGAAGAAGTTGAAGTCCTCAAAGAGCAAATCAAGGAGCTGATAGAGAAGAACTCACAGCTGGAGCAGGAGAACAGCTTGTTGAAGACCCTGGCAAGCCCCGAGCAGCTCGCCCAGTTCCAGGCTCAGCTTCAGAATGGTTCTCcaccctcctcctcttcttcatcaTCCTCACAGCCTGCAGCAAGCACTTCCACACCGGCACAGCCAGCCTCACAAATTTCGGGCCCATCTGCGTAGCAGCTTTACTTCGAATACCTTGCAAATGGGGCTGACATATCCAGCGAGCATACATATCCACCATCCTGACAAGTGCCGAAGAGTTTTGTTACCATCAGGTCTTATTATGTAGGAGAGCCCCATGTATAATACCATCTGATGGTAACATGGTTTTGAGTGCTTTAAAAGCTTGGAGTTTGACATTTACTGAGGAGGTGGCCAGAATCTCAGCCTTCTTTTATAGCTATGAAGTGTCCTAATAATTTCAGTGACTGCCGAATTCACAAGATTCCCTCACCCTTGGATGTGCCTCTGATCTTCACTTATTTATAAGGAGCAGGTGGAAATCCGTGCCTCCCGCTCTTCTACCGCTGTCCACGAAGTTGCATACATCCAGTTTTCAGTATTAAAGAACTGTCTCACTCCACCTCCTTTGAAGCGTGTTGCGTTGGACTACAGTGGACTACAAGCGATAGCGTAAATACACGGGACACTGCATTGTATGCGAGCTGTGATTTCTTCAAACACATTTtccttatttgttttttttaattaattattttattgtattctgCCCGTGACCTGCACGGTTGTAAACAATGCAAGTATGGTTGGGCATCGAGGTGGGAAAGCTGTGGAATTGGACTGGAAGTAACTTGAGCTGTTTGCTCCTCTGCAGCAAGGAGGAGAATTGTATGCCACATGGACACATTCCCAGTGGATAAAGGTATATTGAAGTGTACTCCTGGTTATCTACCATTGGTCGGCTGAGCCCTTCATTTGCAATATCTTTTATTGATAGGATTGGATACACTGATCCGTTCTGAGAAGATGCTGttggaatattattattattattattatttcgatGAAGTTAATTTGCCtactgtatatttgtgtatgtagTGTAAGTACtctgtaaaataggaaaaacttgTAAGTACTACTTAGGGTGTACAGATTGAAATTTAGTGGTTTCATTGGctgaaatgaaattttttttttcatattttttattttataaagctGCTACCCTTTACGTGGCGAGAAGAACTGGAGATGTAGGTTCTCTTGGCACTAAAGGTGATAGCCAAGAGCACACCTGCACAACTGTTTAGGGTAGAGTTAGGCCACATGTGGCTCTTTAGTTGTTATCCAAATAAGAGTCTTGCAGCATGCGCTGTCAGCTACCAATTGGCAGatcatgctgggacttgtggttcaACAAAAGCTGTAGAGTCATAGGTTAGTACAATCTGGATGAGATCATGGCAGATTCATGCCACGTTTAGTGTATTCTTTTCTTGAATTTGCCTTGGCTGGTGAGTATCTTTTTCAGAAATAAAATCCAGTTCACTGAagttagtttttgttttttggtttaATCACTCCAGATACTGACCACTTTCTGCTAACATAATGGAATATTTGAGCTGTAAGGTAGTATGCATACGTTGTGCATGTTCTCTAAACAGTTGTAACACGTCATTGTATTTAACTGTTGCACTTGTCAACTTTCAATAAAGCATACATTGTTGGTAAAGAAGAGTCGCAGTACTTCAGCTTGCTCTGTCAATGACTAGACGTGGAAGTCGAGGTAATACCGAATGTGCCCTGGCCATTGAAGCCGCTCCGTCTCTAGCGAGTTGTGCACTGTGTGGGATCATTTTATTTTTCGCCCAGATCTTTTTAGTTATTCTGTGCTCAGGGAAGCAGGGCTTTCCTTGGAAAATGCGCTGTGCTGGCATATTCCAGAATTCTGGGAGTTAGAACTGATCTTGAAGATTTATTATGAGACACCActttgcttagcaacagcaccccctcccccttcaaCCAAGCCAAGAAGGATTTCCCATGCAAACAGCCTGCAGGCACATGAAGATTACATGGAAAATGATGCGTGGTTTTACAAATCCTGAGAGTCTGAGCATGTTGGCATGAGATGTAAAAGTCTCCTACAGCAGCCATATAATAGATTTGGTTTCAGTGATCTTCAGCCATTTCTGAGGAATTTTTTCCATACTTGCTTTGGTTTCAGAATCATTTACTATATTTGGCTGTCTGCCTTTTTCCAAATCCCcagtgtggtaaaaaaaaaaaaaaaaaattcctgcccGCTAAGGGTGTGGTGACTTCTCAGctatttttagcatttttgttattTTCCAAGATTTACAGTTGCGCACttggttttgtttttgcagcatTTTTAGCTGTCGTGTATTTATAAATGTGTCTAAGactctgttcacatctgtgttaCAGCTTCTGTTATAAGTGAAAGCATGCCACAGTACTGCATCCATCACATGGTGGACctcatagacttaaaggggtactctgcccctagacatcttatccactatccaaaggatagagaataagatgtctgatcgcggggatcccgccgctgggaacccctgtaatctctcctacagcaccccgtgtcatctgctgcatggagggaacttcgctctgtgcctgatgacgggcaatacaggggccggagtgtcgtgacgtcatggtcccgcccctcaatgtaagtataTGGAAGGGGGTGTTGCGGCCTttacacccactcccatagacttgtattgaggtggcggggcatgacatcaccatACTCTGGCCCTTGTaacgcccgtcatcaggcatggagcaaaattcgatccgtgcagcagatgacacggggtgctgcaggagagattgcgggcgttcccagtggtgggaccccggcgatcagacatcttattctctatcctttggataggggataagatgtcttagggctggagtacccctttaagagcctctTATATGGGTCGATTATTAGCAAATGGGGGCAATTGTTGCTCTTTGTAAGGGCGCTTGTACCGCGTTACTGGCTGTGGATAGACAGTTGCGTGTCATGTAAAAGCACCCTAAAAGGAAATCTGCCAACAACAAGCAAATGCTTCATCAGCTGATCCCTGGAATtgtgctgcaccagaatttattAGGCTGTTCTCAATGCTGGTGGCCATGTAGTGAGCCATAGACCTCTGCAAGAAATGGACCAGTAGCAAAAAACAactagaaaaaaaactgtgtggggAACATAGATTGCCTAAAAGCAATTTAAAATGCAGACCAAAAAACTGAGTGGAGCATAGCCTTAGTTGGCCGCACATCTTCCCATGTAAACTGGATGTGCTGCTGACAATGATGGAAATGAACAATCCAGAGGTTCCTGCACTGATATTATGGATCCTTGTAAGAGTGCGTTCACACATTCAGGTGTTTATTTATTGAATGCAAAGCCAGGAACAGATGATAataaatgtgtttaataaaggagTTTATttgcagcttttgcaaaacaacaattccttcctaacatgcccggacagccaaaggcaggagccacgctggttgggaaacaatgtcatAGGCTGTAgtcagtaaggctaagtttccacttggtttttttctgtcagtttttggatatctgccactgcaatttttgagccaaagccagaagtgtattccaaaggaataggacatataagggAAGGACTTatgcttctcctcccttatggatccacttctgactttggctcaaaaactgcagtggccgtaTTCCAAAACCTGAAAaataaaccaagtggaaacttacccTTAGACTGACATGCAATCATATATGACAGTTCAGAAGGATATTTACTATTATTAAGACTGACAGTGGGGGGTGGTTAGTTGTGTGGATAGGAAATCCTGAGACGTTTTAATGAGCTGATATTGACTTGTCCTCTTTCTGTAAGGAataactaaggctgggtttacacatagTATTAagctcagtatttttagccaaaatcaGGAGTGGGACTGACacagaaaaactataatggaaaaatGTGTAtcattttctgtgttttggactcgCTAATGGTTTAGCACAAAACATGACACTTGAACATGTGTGTTTTGTTGCGCTGTTTACAAGCATTTTTTGTTTTGGTTAATGAACTCCTGTGTCTCTCAACATAAGTAAATCAACTAAAACAAAAACCACATGTTAAAACTGCAACAAAAATGCatggtgtaaacctagcctaaatacTGGAGCATCAGAAAATGACCATTCATTTCTACTGGAGTGCCAGAGTACAGCACCTCAGATctctttggcgctcccatagaaattaataatCTATTCCCTATCCACATAAGTGTGATTTGTGGGGGGACTGACAActgggggccccctgcaatctcctgaatgggacccTGGCTCTCATGGGAGTGTGTGTTGCAAACCGTTTGCACCCCATTCATTTTTGTGGGAACACCAAAGAGACCTGAGTGATTTACCCTGGTATCTTTGGCGCTCCCTTAGAAATGAATGGTGCCCTCTGCAGCAAGTACACCTCTGAGAGCCAGGGTCTCattagagatcatgggggtctcagtggttggaccacccgcgatcagacacttatcccctatcctgtgaataggggataaattgtctttTACTGAACAACCccttattaatattaataactaGAATTTATTACAGTAGGGCCCAAAATTTGAAGGAAAATGTTCAGAATATGGCAACAATATTTTTATGGATGGTCTACTTTAATTACAGTCTGCCGTCAGTCTAATGCATTTTATTCATGTTATGTAATGCAATGTTCATGACTGACTGCTTGGTGATGTAACATTTGCCtaacaatgcatgtctatggattAATGGACAAACCGGACACATGGGGCTCGAAACTGCCATTAGTATACTACTATATGAGGTAAGTGACATTTCTTACAAGTGCAGATGATGCTCGCTTCTTAAGGGGCTTGTATGATTTATCCCCATTAATGTAGAATCTGTATAGAAGTGAGGAGTGTCACCATTAAAGCCAGAAAGCTGCATCATTGTTAGTTTACAACAATAGTATATGTATCATTGCCTGGAATAAATGCATAACTGGTCTGGATAGAATGAGATCAGGCTGGGTATTGTCATATGTATATGTAACACGTGCATAGCAGTATGTAACATTCTGTggctttgtgaaaaatttgaggaATGTTTTTGACCtactttacattgaaatcttAAGTTTTTCACatagttttttgttgttgttgttgttgttttttatttaaaaaaaaagcctgataatttttttgttttttgagccaaagccagaagtggctcCAGTAGGAAGGAGGAGTAGTCATATATTTCCTCTTCCCTTTGAATATACTCCTGGCTTTGGTTTAATAAACTGCAACATGTTATCAAAAAGCTGTATTACCAGCctgattgggggggggacaggacaGGTTTCATTTATTTCCATCTGACCCTATTGGCCAGAGAGTGATAATGTTTGGCAATAGCTGTCTGTCTCCAGCTTACACCTCACATTCTTATAGAGGTAACGCAAACATTTATGTGTATGGGGAGGTGGGGAACGATTAACTGTTCTACTTTTAGAGTAGACTGTACAAATACACCACAACAATCTGCTGCACCTATAGACGGTCTGGTCAAAGTTTGCACCTTCAAATAGTTGGCTTAAAGCCACCGCATCACTGTGATTTTAATAAACTTTGACATGTCCAGaaagtcaaaagtttagatcacacaAGGTGTCGAGCCAATCCATGTAATAACCTGTGAAgtgcattatccccccccccccccccccccgactcaacGTCCTCTTCAGTTATGCAGCGAAAGGGTCGAGTTTGAGTGACAGCTGGGAAATGAGGCAGGCAGTGACGCACACTTCACCTGGTTGTAACTTGCGATTGCAGTGGTCTCGggacatgtctggacaacatgtcaaaagtttatttagaTGACAATgacaaataaaatataatatcaaTGATAAAATAATGATCAAAAAGTAACGCAAAAGTTTTCTGGAGTATTTTGCTTTCCGATGGTACTTTTAGCAGCATATAGGGTGTTTGTTTACCAGGGTAAAATGTTAACATGGGACTTGCTGAATCATGAAGTACAATGGACGTGTGTTTTAATCTTCAAGGCCATTGATATTCTTTTCCTTTTAGGCACAATCCACAGTTTGACGTTTTGGTGCAGATAAAAGCATTAGGGAAAACACAAGGGACAATTAAACGATGGATTTATCCATTATTTATCCATTTTCACTTTAACAGAAACcaaactgtgtgaacatggccccaTCTCTACAATAGGCAGGTCATGCGGAGGACAGTAAATGCTGTCTATGGATACCATCAGAATGCTGGAGGAGGCCGCCTCACCCTTAAAATGGGGCCTCCTGTCTGTTTTTCATGTCAGCCATATTGGTCATTTATCATTAAACAGTGACTTTAACGCTCATATTTTGGGCAACATGTTATAACTATGGCCAGCTTAAACGACATACTGGCGAGTGATATAGCGAGTGATCACCAGCTGTATTTGAAAATGTCCCTGGCTTGACCTATCTGACAAACAATCCCAGTatgaccctttaaaggggtactccagtggaaacaattGTTTTTTCATattacagtgaaatctcccttagtggacacctcccaatagtggacagtttttcaTTCCCCGGCAGAGTCGGGGAATTAaactgtatttgcaccctccaaataggggacattcccaatagcggatGCGGACACAACCAATAGGGggaaaaacactcccattaggggacaaaacactgccaataggggacaataggagacaaaacacttccattagaggacaaaacacccccaataaggGACAATCGAGCTTATGtgctggccctaccttgtacacagggctgtcatcagggggtacagccaataccccagtaaggggcccaggcctccgctgaagccccagcacagaagcagaagactgatGTTTTAACAGTGGTCTCCAGCTTCTGTCCG containing:
- the TSC22D1 gene encoding TSC22 domain family protein 1 isoform X2, with the protein product MLQHDGLTRQLGRIPPDLSMQWTIHRSSRSCTATMKVLVLELEQHLKSASGASVVAIDNKIEQAMDLVKSHLMYAVREEVEVLKEQIKELIEKNSQLEQENSLLKTLASPEQLAQFQAQLQNGSPPSSSSSSSSQPAASTSTPAQPASQISGPSA
- the TSC22D1 gene encoding TSC22 domain family protein 1 isoform X5, which codes for MDLVKSHLMYAVREEVEVLKEQIKELIEKNSQLEQENSLLKTLASPEQLAQFQAQLQNGSPPSSSSSSSSQPAASTSTPAQPASQISGPSA
- the TSC22D1 gene encoding TSC22 domain family protein 1 isoform X3, which produces MDLGVCQLRQFSISFLSSLLGADSSSVTLDSSASGASVVAIDNKIEQAMDLVKSHLMYAVREEVEVLKEQIKELIEKNSQLEQENSLLKTLASPEQLAQFQAQLQNGSPPSSSSSSSSQPAASTSTPAQPASQISGPSA
- the TSC22D1 gene encoding TSC22 domain family protein 1 isoform X4, producing MPYDLVKSHLMYAVREEVEVLKEQIKELIEKNSQLEQENSLLKTLASPEQLAQFQAQLQNGSPPSSSSSSSSQPAASTSTPAQPASQISGPSA